Genomic segment of Drosophila takahashii strain IR98-3 E-12201 chromosome X, DtakHiC1v2, whole genome shotgun sequence:
acatggaacatggaacatggaacatggaacatggaacatggaacatggaacatggaacatggaacatggcacatggaacatggcacatggcacatggaacatggaacatggaacatggaacatggaacatggaacatggaacatggaacatggaacatggcacatggaacatggcacatggcacatggaacatggaacatggaacatggcacatggcacatggaacatggaacatggaacatggaacatggaacatggcacatggaacatggcacatggcacatggaacatggcacatggaacatggcacatggcacatggcacatggcacatggaacatggaacatggcacatggaacatggaacatggaacatggcacatggaacatggaacatggcacatgtaacatggaacatggaacatggaacatggaacatggaacatggaacatggaacatggaacatggaacatggaacatggaacatggaacatggaacatggaacatggcacatggaacatggcacatggcacatggaacatggaacatggaacatggaacatggaacatggaacatggaacatggaacatggaacatggaacatggcacatggaacatggcacatggcacatggaacatggaacatggcacatggaacatggaacatggaacatggaacatggcacatggcacatggcacatggcacatggaacatggaacatggaacatggaacatggaacatggcacatggaacatggaacatggcacatggaacatggaacatggaacatggcacatggaacatggaacatggcacatggaacatggcacatgtaacatggaacatggaacatggaacatggaacatggaacatggaacatggaacatggaacatggaacatggaacatggcacatggaacatggcacatggcacatggaacatggaacatggaacatggaacatggaacatggaacatggaacatggaacatggcacatggaacatggcacatggcacatggaacatggaacatggcacatggaacatggaacatggaacatggaacatggcacatggcacatggcacatggcacatggaacatggaacatggaacatggaacatggaacatggcacatggaacatggcacatggaacatggcacatggaacatggcacatggaacatggcacatggaacatggcacatggaacatggcacatggaacatggcacatggcacatggaacatggaacatggaacatggcacatggaacatggaacatggcacatggaacatggcacatggaacatggcacatggaacatggcacatggaacatggaacatggcacatggaacatggaacatggcacatggaacatggcacatgtaacatggaacatggaacatggaacatggaacatggaacatggaacatggaacatggaacatggaacatggcacatggaacatggaacatggcacatggaacatggaacatggcacatggcacatggaacatggaacatggaacatggcacatggaacatggaacatggaacatggcacatggaacatggaacatggcacatggaacatggcacatgtaacatggaacatggaacatggaacatggaacatggaacatggaacatggaacatggaacatggaacatggaacatggaacatggaacatggaacatggcacatggaacatggcacatggcacatggaacatggaacatggcacatggaacatggcacatggcacatggcacatggcacatggaacatggaacatggaacatggaacatggaacatggaacatggcacatggaacatggcacatggaacatggaacatggcacatggaacatggaacatggaacatggaacatggcacatggaacatggaacatggcacatggaacatggaacatggcacatggaacatggaacatggcacatggaacatggcacatggcacatggaacatggaacatggaacatggaacatggaacatggaacatggaacatggaacatggaacatggaacatggaacatggaacatggcacatggaacatggcacatggcacatggcacatggaacatggaacatggaacatggaacatggaacatggcacatggaacatggaacatggcacatggaacatggaacatggaacatggcacatggcacatggaacatggaacatggaacatggaacatggaacatggcacatggaacatggcacatggcacatggaacatggcacatggaacatggcacatggcacatggcacatggcacatggaacatggaacatggaacatggaacatggaacatggaacatggaacatggaacatggaacatggaacatggaacatggcacatggaacatggaacatggcacatggattgtaagggggtacatcataattttttgcgaaaattggccaaaaaataaaatgtccaggtttaaatgccaattaataggaaatttaataatgcggttattccactacattgttcgggTCATTCAttagtgcaattttttctcagcatataaaattttacgtaggtgcgagcaagacagatatatgtcggctgcaataagcaatcaatgagcaaattgtaaaaaccgatgggcacttttggtattttttttttagtattgtaaaatgcctcaatacggtactacctgaaccgatgagcaatgagcaaaattgaatctaaaaagtacaattttgctcatttattagagctactgtgaaatgggatcaataataaaaattgatttgattttttttggttgaattgcCAAACCTTTTGCGTCTAATAAggtgctataaacaaatatgaacaatacaaaaattattttagtggcctaattactccgttgccaactaaaaataactcgcatatttctatataaagacataactgcgtctataaatttatataaaattgccttcctaaaaattaatgccgggtatgataaaattaaaaacaattacagatgTACTTTAAACagcccaaaacaatttaaaaacttggtaaaagtgtctgattttttggcaacacacactattaattttacagccttcaaccttaatgatttaaccagtcaaagttatttgaattataaagtttaagtttaacgtctaaattttaagtgaccatgccatcttatccaaacaaatcccaaaaatagcatatatatttgtccctttctaagcctccaatgaatgctctaatgaatgagccaaacaatgtagtggaataaccgcataacgAGTTCataaaggtatgacaatccatatttggattaatatttccattgttacggtcaaaaaactaattcttttttgccaaaaattggaagccgggtttttggtaaaaatatgactttttcctctttgtgtttttgctgtaacttggccaaaaatggtcctacaccaaaaagacatactgttttgaacagataacaaaataaaaaataagtccataccactttccgtgtgattttggaaaaataaaatttttgccaattttcaatGTTTTTATAAGGGAGCACAACATGACTTTTTACGAAAagtggccaaaaaataaaatttcctggcttaaatgccaattgattttaaatttaataacgagttcagaaaggtatgacaatccatatttggatcaatatttttattgtttcggttaaaaaactaattatttttgcgTGGAAAATTCGGGATCTGGGTTTTTGAAACCCCATAAGTATGCTCAACTTTATTCCACAATGCAGCCCAAAGGTGTGCTGCGTAAAATGTGGCGATCAACAAGTAAAGATTAAACAAGGCATTTGCGTTAATAAGTATAAaccaagcaaaaaaaaaaaaaacgaaaacaaaaacaactatGAATTTTCCTTTCCTTATTTTTGGCAGAGCTTCCATTAACAATCCGGTTTTATTTTCGCGAAAAACCAGGGGAATTCATTCACTCGTTGCCCAAGAAATCGCCAATCTGCAATAACTCAAGGCATTTCCTTTCCTTTGGATACCCTGAAAACAGCCATAGCCATTTTCCGCTATATCTTATAGACtttgtattatatatattatatgtgCAGGTGTTGTTGGTTTCTTGAGAATATTCTCTTCATTAATTTGCAGCCAGTAATTTGCattttggtaaatttttgCAAGACACTCAATGGCAAAAACGATGGAAAACCAATCGCATCGGTTGCAATTTGTTCCGGTATTggcaaagaaaatttgttagcGTGCTTTGGCCATTCGGCTTTCGGTTTTTCGCTGGCTTCTCTGCTTTCGGGGCTTGCTGTTTTTTATTGTTCCACCGCCTGGCCAGCGTAACCATGGAGTTTCTGGCAAATTGCATCACAAATACGGCTCCGGCGTTTACCAATCCACACTCGCTGGCACACTCACTTAATGACGACGACTATCACCATCACCCAGTCAGCCAACTGCCAACTGCAAACTGCCAGGCTGCCCAGTCATTGGAAACACTGCCTCGTTGTCGATCGGCTCGTGCTGATCCAGAGATCCCAAAATCCAGACAACCAGGGGTGTGTGCCCATTGGGGAatcacacagaaagaaaagcgGTCTAATTATCGATTTAAGATGTCATTTTGGTCCACATACCATCgatttgttatatatttctatttataataCGGTCTacaatacatatttcattattttatatgTCATTTTAGACCAGAAACTAGATACTTTAAATCTATTTGATGGGTATTTCGagtgaaaaaggaaaaagaactgtaaaaggaaatggaaggtattcaaaaagtatgcaaccaaAAATTTGGTCTTGTATTAGACACTGTTTTAAAGtaacatattaatatgatattaatttttaaggagTTTTCCAATACTTTACTGTGgtcagtaaaataaatatcatatgACAGCTGTGGAATTTTAGCATTccattttttgaataattttttataataataataatatccaTTTGACCtgtaaatattaaacttattCTTTTCTGTGCAGGGAATCATCTTTTGGAGCCTCATCTACCCATTTCGCAAAGCCGAGGTCGTTTGTTTCATTTCATCTATTGGGCATTGCAACATGCTGATTGTCTATCTCCTAATGAGTCGCTTTCTTTGCGGCTGACTTCTGGCTTGGCCAAAAACTTTTCCAATTACCCAACGAACGCAATTGGCTGAGATCACCTGATCTCAGGTGTTGGACCTCCGCTGGAATCAAGTATTTCATGTTCAAGTCGCGTCTCTGGTTTCAAGTCTCAAGTCCCAAGTCCAATTACGCATTAAGTGTTTTAAAACGCAGACGCAATGCAAAGGAAGAAACGTGAAATAGTTTGTCAACCTTTCGGTGGTTAGCTTTCCAGTTGTTTGGTTGATTGCTCTTTTTTTGGGGACTTGCATCTGGAGGTTGGCAGgtgttttccgaattttccatgagattttttattagacgtcttttttctttaattgatATATTTAATCGCATTTCCTTCAATTGATAAATTGGTTATATCCATTTAAGCACATTTCATTCAATTgatatatagattatatatatttgatcaTTCTTCCTTTAATTGATATattgattatatatttttaatcatattATCTTTAAGTGGTATTATGATTATATCCATTTAATCCTTGTTTTCTTtgattatattaattatatctatttaatcacatttttttcaattgaTATATTgattatatctttttaatcACATTTCACTAGTTATCAATATTATATCCATTTGATCACATTTCATTCAattgatatatatttacaaatatatattctagTTCTATCAAGTTCTATATTCTATCGTATGGATAACTTATCCCACTGCAATCTGGGTTATCCCATTTCGCAAACAAACTTTATGCAATCGAAAGTGTTCCAAGAGGCGGATAAAGTTGATCTGTCAGGCTTTCCACTGGACATTGAACACATTGTTTTGCGGTACGAATGAATGGATTTTAGATTTTGGATGTTGGATTATTGCGACATTTTTATGCCAGGTGCCTGTCTGTCGTCGTGCCGCCACtactactattattattattgtggtAATTGTTTTGGGCCATGCATATGGGGAGCGAGTTCTGCCAGTTATCCGATCAGGTCACTCCACTCTCGGCCAAACTCCACTCCACTTTGCTACAATCCAATCGAATCCAAACCAAACCGAGATCACCTCTCTTTGCTGGCGAAAATTGATCATAAAAAGCATTCGTTTGGTTTCATTTAGGCAGTTGCTTTTGCAGTTGTCAGGTTTTTGCGAGTGCACATAATATGCCTTCTGCTTGTTTGCTTTATAGCGCTTTTCCACACACTTCGGGAGTCGCAGAAAACTCCCATATAGCCACGAATCCGAGTCtcaatccgaatccgaatcggaaTCCGAGCTCCGAGCTCCCAGTTCCCAGCTCCCAACCTCTTGGATGCAAAAGTTGGCGGCGCTTGATCAGTTGCGGTTTTTACTTTCATCGGTTCGGTTGTCGTCGTGGTCTAGcccaaaaaattacaaaaaaaaatccaaacaaaAATCACATACAAAACTTAAAAGACCTGtccagctaaaaaaaaaacaacacacacaTTTCGGTGGGCTTTTCTTTACATTGGCTTGGTTTTGCTTGGATTGGCTTGGCTTGCACACATATGTTTGTCCATCCAATTGCCACTTGgattgtgttattttttttgtttgttcgcTTGGGAAAACAATTGTATTGCACTAAAGAGTGGGTGTGTGGGGCAAAACCGACCCTTACCTTTCACTTTTACCATAGCAAATCGGCCATTCTAATCACTCTTGCTCTCTATAAGCTCAAGAACTCTCCTGAAATCTCTATGGAAATCTGTATTCAAGTCGAAAAAATTGCATAATATGGTGCAAGAGTAGCCAGTGGGCAGTGGCCGATGATCATCGGCACTCCATCTTGGCGAATTGATACGCGGAAGTTATATAAGCAATGATACCATACCAATAACCTCCCGACGCGTCGACGCTTTTCCAGCTTGGCCACCGACCACAACACGTTTAACAAGTTTTTCTCTTTCGGTTTTTGAGTTTTCAGGaaattttgcaattttccCCTAGCCTAGctgctagttttttttttcgttgtttTCGCAGACAGCCTCCATAgaaagaaatcaaaattgaaatCGTAAAATCGATTGATAAACAAGTGAAACCAAGTTCCTCGCTCTTTCGAATCTTATCATGTCTTATCATGATGAAGCCTTCGTTTTCAGAAACTGAGATTGCGACAATGACAGCGGAGGAGCACAAGGAAAAACCGCGGGAAAACCAGCAGAATACCTAAGCCCAAAGACACCAGAGCTTTCAAGAACCCAGAGGTCCAAAAGCGAGTGCAACCAGAGTCTCAGAAGTAGAGAAACGGGGAAGGGCCAAAGGAAGCCAACTTTCCATTGGCAAATATGCCATACCCAAGGATTGCCTTAGTGGCTCTTCTACTGATCGTCTCCAGCCAGTCGATTGACTCCTCCAATGAGACACGTGGCCAGGAGGCAGAGGCCCTCACAGGACATCGGTTTGTGGGAAGCAACATTACAATCCTCCATGAAGTTCAGGAGTCCGAGGAGCACCTAACCGAGTCACCACTAGTTTTAAACACACACGAGACTCTGCCACTGAAGCCGCTGAAGAAGAAACCCTACCTGCCGCTTGAGAAGATCCTGCCGAGCATTGAGTACGTGAAGCCACCGCATCCGCTCAAGGACTATGAACTGCATCCGGTGACGTTCGACTTCAATTTGGGCGATCTGGAGGATTTGGAGCATGAGGTGATCAAGAAGGGGGATCTCAGCAGTCAGGAGCAGCATGTTctggcctcctcctccgccgacgACACCAGCTACAGTCCCTCCAATCCCGATGAGAACGATACGGTGGATGTGGAGCTGTCCACGGAGCCAACAACGGCAACTTTACCGGGCACCACAACGACGACTGTAGCTCCTGGGATAACCAGTAGTACCACTTCCAGCACCCACATACTGAAGATCCTGCGAAGCAAACCCCAAACGGGGCCCAAACTGGGTCGCGATCTGCTCAAGCAGAGTGCCGATGACGATATGCAGCTAAAGACCCTGGGCAGTACCATCAATAGCATCAATCGGTATCTGGGCGCAAATGCCAATGGCACGGGCAACGGCAGCATGGCCGAGAGTCTCTATGGCCAGGCCAACTACTTCCAGTTGGTGGCCAATCTGTACGATCACTTCTACTGGCAGATCTCCGAGATTCGGACGAGTGTTCGCACAGGTTGCGGCCTCGAGATGCAGGCCTACCTCACGGCCCTGCATTCCAGTTACGAGTGGGCCCAAAAGGGTAAGATCCGATTCCGAAACCCTTCCTTAAGATCTATTCTAAAAGTCCAAGACGAAACGTTCTCAGTTTCAGAATTAGTGCTGTCACTTATTCGAGAAGAATCTCTCTTGAAATCAAGGCGATAGtgctcacaaaaaaatatatataaaactatcgaaaatatcgaatttaaattaatcaaataacgagaatgttttgaaattaataatattaaatataatattaatactaATGAGTGTTCTCACTTACTCGAGAAGAATCGCTCTTGAAATCAAGACgaaaaaagatcaaataactatcgaaaatatcgaatttaaattaatcaaatatcGAGCATTTTGTctcattaataatattaacattttctGTGTATACTTGTTTTGTGAGATAAATATGGAACGAAAGTAGTCTCGTTTTAGAGAATTTGAGACTGAATCTTCGCTCACTATGGAGGTCAAATGaacgtttaaaaaaatggtttattttcTGGGTTCTTCTAGCTTATGACTCATCTGGACGATATCGCGGTCAGCTGCTCTTCGGCAACGACAAGTGGCTGGGTCAGCTATCCTTTTGCTATGAGCTCAATCGCCAGAGTTCCAGTGAGGAGCGCAAGCACTTCGATCTGGAGTTCTATGTGGCCGATGTGGCGCTTCATTTGCCGCGACTGAATCGATCGGTGGGTTTTCTTTTTCCAAAGTAATCCAGCTAATGCTTTTCGTCCCAATCCAGATGCTATTGAGTCTAGGCGAATGCCTGCCGAAATCCTGCTCCGCCCACGATGTCAAGTCTATTTTGTCCCTGGATCCATATGCTCGAATGCTGACCGTTTTGGGGGCCCACAATAACTCGATGCAGCAACCTCCGCTTCAGGTTCTGCATGTCCGCACGGTGCCTGGATTATATAGTCACTGGCGACAGCTCAAGTTCCAGGTGTTCATGTGGGTTATAATATATAGCCTATAAGCTATAACTATACTCAACCTCTTATCCCCTTGCAGTAGCTTTATGCTCACACTATTTCTGGTGATCCTGGTGGCCTCCTATTACCAGCTGAAGATCGACGAACGTCGCCTGGTGGTGGCCCCGATTGCGGCCATTAGTGGCAAGTGCGATGGAACTGCGGCCAAGAATGGTGGCTTCTATGGCAAACCCTTCGAGCTCTTTCAAATGCGTCCCTTGGGCAGCACGAATGCGGCGACCGATGGGCCCGAAATGGATGTGAATGGGAATAGACAGCGATCGGGCGACTCAACCGATATGGCGGATGGGGTGCCCGGTGTGGTTGGTGACCCCAACACCTCCTCTTCGATGGCGGGTAAATCGGAAATGACCGATTACCAAGCTGTGGAAACGGGAAGCTGTGCCGGCGCCACTGGAACCTTTGAGGCAGAGCAGCCTATTGGTGAGTAGGatctacatttatttcaggGTTCGGAGattaacacacatgttaaaaacatgaaaaatcgTATTTTACAGCGTGAGCAAAATTCAAAAGtgctaaaatgtcaaaaataatagttatcacacacagctcacttgtgttttttgaACAATGTATTATtaacacgaattttttttacacacagtgtttttaacacaaataaaaattacatttcttttACTTTAGAAAACCTTGCAATATTCAGTTCCAAAACtctttgtgttaaaaacacgctgtgtaaaaaacacgtcgtgtaaataacacaaatgagatgtgtgtgttatttatgtttctaacatatgtaggatacaataactttttttgaacttaacactttgacatttaaaaagtttttacattgtgtgctattttccgaaccctgattTATTTCTAATCCCCCTTTAAATCCCATCCAGCTTTGCACCAACAAATACTCTTGTGCTTCGCCTTGCAAACCAATGCCAAGGCCATCCTAAATATTGACAAGACCAAGGAGGTAAGTTTAGAGGTAACGTATCCACAAAGATCAATTCATCTGCTACTGCTGGATTCCCTTAACAGACCCACACTTCCTGTCTCCACGGCTTGCGGGTCTTCTCTGTACTGTGGACCATGATGGTTCACACCTATCTGCAGATGTTTGCCATTGGCGAAAATAAGGTAAGAACTTGGAATTATGAACTTTATGattaataacaaatttaaatcctAGTTCGAAAGGGTCATCACAGAGCGTTCCTTTTGGTATCAGGTGATTGGCAATGCCACCTTCTCGGTGGACTCGTTCTTCTTCATCAGCGGCCTGCTGGTCACTCTGCTCTACCTCAAGCAGGATCGCAAGCATTCCAACGATACCTGTCTCTTTATTAAACGCAGCTGCTCGGAGTCCCTGATGATGCTGCTCTATCGCTATCTGCGACTCACTCCAGTTTATCTTTTTGTGGTCATCTTCAATGACTTTGCCGTAAGGTGAGTTGCGTTCTATTTTCTACACAGTGTGTGTTGCTGGCAGCGCGACGGCAGAGCCCCTTGCAATATCttaatattacttatttttcaGACAAGGCCTGGAATCGTCGGTGTTTCAACCGGCCAAAATCGAGCATAACACATGCCGCGTCTATTGGTGGCGCAATATTTTGTACATAAACAACTACTTTCCACAGACGGAGATGTGCATGATGTGGAGTTGGTATATGGCCAATGAAATGCAGTTCTATATGATGGCTGCTCTGCTCTTGGCCTTGGCCAGAAAGTGGGTTAATGGTCATGTATCTCTTGAGTTCCCTattaaagttaactttttttaGGTACTTTAAGGCCGTGGCTGTCACGTTAATCGTATTTCTACTCAGCTCGTGGAGCATCTCTGGTATTATCTCCCTGCAGCACCAGTACACCCACAAAGTGGCCCTGCCCTTCGAGTCCTTTGACTTTCTGTATGACAAACCCTGGCAGCGAGTCGGATCTTATATAGTGGGTGAGTATTATAttgaacttaaaaattatatcataACATAActttgaaaagaaaataaaattagtaagTTAAACCATGCAAATATAATTGTATACTGTGTGTGTGCAGCAGACAAACTTTGTAATCCAAGTTGCTTCTGTTGGCaataattgatttaaagctaCGAATGATACGAATGATCATATAAAGTGATCATATCAAGTCAAGATTTTtgcttataattaatattgaaaaaatatggacAGTTTGCTATTTCTTGATATTTTTCCtacaaaacatcgatattatcgaatcaatattataaaaa
This window contains:
- the LOC108055795 gene encoding O-acyltransferase like protein isoform X1, whose translation is MPYPRIALVALLLIVSSQSIDSSNETRGQEAEALTGHRFVGSNITILHEVQESEEHLTESPLVLNTHETLPLKPLKKKPYLPLEKILPSIEYVKPPHPLKDYELHPVTFDFNLGDLEDLEHEVIKKGDLSSQEQHVLASSSADDTSYSPSNPDENDTVDVELSTEPTTATLPGTTTTTVAPGITSSTTSSTHILKILRSKPQTGPKLGRDLLKQSADDDMQLKTLGSTINSINRYLGANANGTGNGSMAESLYGQANYFQLVANLYDHFYWQISEIRTSVRTGCGLEMQAYLTALHSSYEWAQKAYDSSGRYRGQLLFGNDKWLGQLSFCYELNRQSSSEERKHFDLEFYVADVALHLPRLNRSMLLSLGECLPKSCSAHDVKSILSLDPYARMLTVLGAHNNSMQQPPLQVLHVRTVPGLYSHWRQLKFQVFISFMLTLFLVILVASYYQLKIDERRLVVAPIAAISGKCDGTAAKNGGFYGKPFELFQMRPLGSTNAATDGPEMDVNGNRQRSGDSTDMADGVPGVVGDPNTSSSMAGKSEMTDYQAVETGSCAGATGTFEAEQPIALHQQILLCFALQTNAKAILNIDKTKEVSLETHTSCLHGLRVFSVLWTMMVHTYLQMFAIGENKFERVITERSFWYQVIGNATFSVDSFFFISGLLVTLLYLKQDRKHSNDTCLFIKRSCSESLMMLLYRYLRLTPVYLFVVIFNDFAVRQGLESSVFQPAKIEHNTCRVYWWRNILYINNYFPQTEMCMMWSWYMANEMQFYMMAALLLALARKYFKAVAVTLIVFLLSSWSISGIISLQHQYTHKVALPFESFDFLYDKPWQRVGSYIVGMCAGYVLYKVKTPPLVSRRLNLSLWAGSLFVLLIVVFGVWEGQLSTVSTAFYVGVAHTAFGCGLVWIVLSCCWGLAPTVNAILSYRVMWPLSRLTYCAYLIHPIIMFICSSHMSGTVHLSNPLILTLFLGNAVVSFGSAFVISAFFEAPVIRILKICFKK
- the LOC108055795 gene encoding O-acyltransferase like protein isoform X2 — translated: MPYPRIALVALLLIVSSQSIDSSNETRGQEAEALTGHRFVGSNITILHEVQESEEHLTESPLVLNTHETLPLKPLKKKPYLPLEKILPSIEYVKPPHPLKDYELHPVTFDFNLGDLEDLEHEVIKKGDLSSQEQHVLASSSADDTSYSPSNPDENDTVDVELSTEPTTATLPGTTTTTVAPGITSSTTSSTHILKILRSKPQTGPKLGRDLLKQSADDDMQLKTLGSTINSINRYLGANANGTGNGSMAESLYGQANYFQLVANLYDHFYWQISEIRTSVRTGCGLEMQAYLTALHSSYEWAQKAYDSSGRYRGQLLFGNDKWLGQLSFCYELNRQSSSEERKHFDLEFYVADVALHLPRLNRSMLLSLGECLPKSCSAHDVKSILSLDPYARMLTVLGAHNNSMQQPPLQVLHVRTVPGLYSHWRQLKFQVFISFMLTLFLVILVASYYQLKIDERRLVVAPIAAISGKCDGTAAKNGGFYGKPFELFQMRPLGSTNAATDGPEMDVNGNRQRSGDSTDMADGVPGVVGDPNTSSSMAGKSEMTDYQAVETGSCAGATGTFEAEQPIALHQQILLCFALQTNAKAILNIDKTKETHTSCLHGLRVFSVLWTMMVHTYLQMFAIGENKFERVITERSFWYQVIGNATFSVDSFFFISGLLVTLLYLKQDRKHSNDTCLFIKRSCSESLMMLLYRYLRLTPVYLFVVIFNDFAVRQGLESSVFQPAKIEHNTCRVYWWRNILYINNYFPQTEMCMMWSWYMANEMQFYMMAALLLALARKYFKAVAVTLIVFLLSSWSISGIISLQHQYTHKVALPFESFDFLYDKPWQRVGSYIVGMCAGYVLYKVKTPPLVSRRLNLSLWAGSLFVLLIVVFGVWEGQLSTVSTAFYVGVAHTAFGCGLVWIVLSCCWGLAPTVNAILSYRVMWPLSRLTYCAYLIHPIIMFICSSHMSGTVHLSNPLILTLFLGNAVVSFGSAFVISAFFEAPVIRILKICFKK